The following DNA comes from Entelurus aequoreus isolate RoL-2023_Sb linkage group LG19, RoL_Eaeq_v1.1, whole genome shotgun sequence.
ttaaaagaggagaaaacacgaaaaaaatgaaaattaaattttgaaacatagtttatcttcaatttcgactctttaaaattcaaaattcaaccgaaaaaaagaagagaaaaactagctaattcgaatctttttgaaaaaattaaaaaaataatttatggaacatcattagtcatttttcctgattaagattaattttagaattttgatgacatgttttaaataggttaaaatccaatctgcactttgttagaatatataacaaattggaccaagctatatttctaacaaagacaaatcattatttcttctagattttccagaacaaaaattttaaaagaaattcaaaagactttgaaataagatttaaatttgattctacatattttctagatttgccagaatcatttctttgaattttaatcataataagtttgaagaaatatttcacaaatattctttgtcgaaaaaacagaagctaaaatgaagaattgaattaaaatgtatttattattctttacaataaaaaaaataaatttacttgaacattgatttaaattgtcaggaaagaagaggaaggaatttaaaaggtaaaaaggtatatgtgtttaaaaatcctaatatcatttttaaggttgtattttttctccaaaattgtctttctgaaagttacaagaagcaaagtaaaaaaataaatgaatttatttaaacaagtgaagaccaagtctttaaaatattttcttggattttcaaattctatttgagttttgtctctcttagaattaaaaatgtcgggcaaagcaagaccagcttgctagtaaataaataaaatttaaaaaatagaggcagctcactggtaagtgctgctatttgagctattttttagaacaggccagccggcgactcatctggtccttacgggctacctggtgcccgcgggcaccgcgttggtgacccctgtattaggGCTTTCAAAGTTAACCTATAAGTTCCAATAAAGGCCCTAATATTTTTTAACAGGCAATTAACGCACTCatgtcctttttgaccctcggcccgCTCCGTAGCAGGGGGAACGAGTCAATTCCAAGTTGTTGTCATTAGAATTGGAATAAGATGCTCACTAAGATGGTCGATGACAAGTTCTTGAAAGCGCTTGTTGGCTCTCATTGTGTTTTCAGACCATGCAAATTTAATAGCGGAGAGACGACCAAGAGAGTGGACGGTGGAGAATGACTTATTGATGGAGGGTTCATCTAATCACATGTGCCCAACAGCTTGCCACACAGGTTGCATGCCAATGTCGACATGCTCAGATGATCTCACACTTGGAAATTGACACACGCGACACATTCTAAGAGCaagattggaaaaaaaacaaaaacagtattTACCCTGGACTGAAATCtggtataaaaaacaacaacaatgtacaaaccctgtttccatatgagttgggaaattgtgttacatgtaaatataaacagaatacaatgatttgcaaatcattttcaacccatattcagttgaatatgctacaaagacaacatatttgatgttcaaactgataaactttttttttgttgcaaataatcattaactttagaatttgatgccagcaacacgtgacaaagaagttgtgaaaggtggcaataaatactgataaagttgaggaatgctcatcaaacacttatttggaacatcccactggtgaacaggcaaattgggaacaggtgggtgccatgattgggtatgaaagtagattccatgaaatgctcagtcattcacaaacaaggacggggcgagggtcaccactttgtcaacaaatgcgtgagcaaattgttgaacagtttaagaaaaacctttctcaaccagctattgcaaggaatttagggatttcaccatctacgctccgtaatatcatcaaagggttcagagaatctggagaaatcactgcacataagcagctaagcccgtgaccttccatccctcaggctgtactgcatcaacaagcgacatcagtgtgtaaaggatatcaccacatgggctcaggaacacttcagtaacccactgtctgtaactacagttggtcgctacatctgtaagtgcaagttaaaactctcctatgcaaggcgaaaaccgtttatcaacaacacccggaaacgccgtcggcttcgctgggcctgagctcatctaagatggactgatacaaagtggaaatgtgttctgtggtctgacgagtccacatttcaaattgtttttggaaactgtggacgtcgtgtcctccggaccaaagaggaaaagaaacatccggattgttataggcgcaaagtgtaaaagccagcatgtgtgatggtatgagggtgtattagtgcccaagacatgggtaacttacacatctgtgtaatgctgaaaggtacatacatgttttggagcaacatatgttgccatccaagcagcgttaccatggacgcccctgcttatttcagcaagacaatgccaagccacgtgttacatcaacgtggcttcatagtaaaagagtgcgggtactagactggcctgcctgtagtccagacctgtctcccattgaaaatgtgtggcgcattatgaagcctaaaataccacaacggagacccccggactgttgaacaacttaagctgtacatcaagcaagaatgggaaagaattccacctgagaagcttcaaaaatgtgtctcctcagttcccaaacctttactgagtgttgttaaaaggaaaggccatgtaacacagtggtgaacatgccctttcccaactactttggcacgtgttgcagccatgaaattctaagttaattattatttgcaaaaaaaaataaagtttatgagtttgaacatcaaatatctttgtagcgcattcaattgaatatggcttgaaaaggatttgcaaatcattgtattccgtttatatttacatctaacacaatttcccaactcatatggaaacggggtttgtactgtGTGTAAACTTACAAAATCATCAGACTGAGAGAAAGTGTGATATGTTGGAGATGCAACACCtgattggtgtgtaaatgttccCCTGAAAAGAAAACAGGACCAGCATTACCTGCGACAGGAAAGATGGTAAAAAAAGAAACCAAGTGTCCCCAAACTGCCAACATGTCAGACCACAAAAACTGTCTCCAAATGAAACGGGAGCGTGTCAGACAAGCAGCTCCGCTAACTTCCCTTTAGTTACTTTCTTTTTAGCGGCGTTGCTTCTTCTAGTCACCACTCTGTCACAGAATGAGGGCTGCCTTGATGCTACGACGCCTGCGGTGCTGAGGCGGCAATCCTTCACCACAAACACTTCTTTGCTTACTTCTCCGCCTGACGTTCTCTGCGTGGTACTAAAGACCGTAAGTGAGGACCTGCTTTTATGCGCTCTTTTACAAGCTCTATGCTTTCAATGTAGCCCACTTTCACTTTCTTTTCAACTAAACTTTCGGGAGTGAACAACAACGTGTACCAAACTGTGAAGGGCACACCTATTGATCAATGAACCCGTAGGATGGACCCCAAACATGGTTAGTAAAACCTCTCAGGAGGTCCCCTGACAACAAGGGTGGGCAAACTATGAACTGTGGGCCAACTGCAACCCATTTTTAAACCCGCTCACCCAACCTTTTTTCAGAGATTTTATTAAACCTGTGTTGGGTAATGTATCAAGGGAAGGTACAGTGTGGTTGGGTAATGTATCAGAGGAAAGTAAGGTGTGGTTGGGTAATGTATCAGGGGAAGGTGCGGTGTGGTTGGGTAATGTATTAGAGGAAGGTGCGGTGTGGTTGGGTAATGAATCAGGGTAAGGTACAGTGTGGTTGGGTAATGTATCAGGGGAAGGTACAGTGTGGTTGGGTAATGAATCAGGGGAAGGTGCAGTGTGGTTGGGTAATGAATCAGGGTAAGGTACAGTGTGGTTGGGTAATGTATCAGGGGAAGGTACAGTGTGGTTGGGTAATGTATCAGGGTAAGGTACAGTGTGGTTGGGTAATGTATCAAGGGAAGGTACAGTGTGGTTGGGTAATGTATCAGGGGAAGGTAAGGTGTGGTTGGGTAATGTATCAGGGGAAGGTACAGTGTGGTTGGGTAATGTATCAGGGGAAGGTACAGTGTGGTTGGGTAATGTATCAGGGGAAGGTACAGTGTGGTTGGGTAATGTATCAGGGGAAGGTACAGTGTGGTTGGGTAATGTATCAGGGGAAGGTGCGGTGTGGTTGGGTAATGTATTAGGGGAAGGTGCGATGTGGTTGGGTAATGAATCAGGGTAAGGTACAGTGTGGTTGGGTAATGTATCAGGGGAAGGTACAGTGTGGTTGGGTAATGTATCAGGGGAAGGTACAGTGTGGTTGGGTAATGAATCAGGGGAAGGTGCAGTGTGGTTGGGTAATGAATCAGGGTAAGGTACAGTGTGGTTGGGTAATGTATCAGGGGAAGGTACAGTGTGGTTGGGTAATATATCAGGGGAAGGTACAGTGTGGTTGGGTAATGTATCAGGGGAAGGTGCAGTGTGGTTGGGTAATGTATCAGGGGAAGGTACAGTGTGGTTGGGTAATGTATCAGGGGAAGGTGCAGTGTGGTTGGGTAATGTATCAGGGGAAGGTACAGTGTGGTTGGGTAATGTATCAGGGGAAGGTGCGGTGTGGTTGGGTAATGTATCAGGGGAAGGTAAGGTGTGGTTGGGTAATGTATCAGGGGAAGGTACAGTGTGGTTGGGTAATATATCAGGGGAAGGTGCAGTGTGGTTGGGTAATGTATCAGGGGAATGTACAGTGTGGTTGGGTAATGTATCAGGGGAAGGTACAGTGTGGTTGGGTAATGTATCAGGGGAAGGTACAGTGTGGTTGGGTAATGTATCAGGTGAAGGTACAGTGTGGTTGGGTAATGTATCAGGGGAAGGTACAGTGTGGTTGGGTAATGTATCAGGGGAAGGTGCAGTGTGGTTGGGTAATGTATCAGAGGAAGGTGCAGTGTGGTTGGGTAATGAATCAGGGGAAGGTACAGTGAGGTTGGGTAATGTATCAGGGGAAGGTGCAGTGTGGTTGGGTACTGTATCAGGAGAAGGTAAGGTGTGGTTGGGTAATATATCAGGGTAAGGTGGGATAAATAATGTGCTTGCAGTTTAAATGAAGTGAGAAAGTCCATGAAGAAGACTTCctatttattgttgttgttgtgttgaagTCTTACCCCAGGCATGAAAAAGCCAACCATCATTACACGGACGTGCACGGCCCTGATGCCACCTTTAAGATGTTCATCAGCTCAGACAGTGCGGTCAGCCTGAGGGTGCAGGTGTCAGGCTGAGGGTGCAGGTGTCAGCCTGAGGGTGCAGGTGTCAGGCTGAGGGTGCAGGTGTCAGCCTGAGGGTGCAGGTGTCAGGCTCAGTGACACTTTTGTCACTTTGCCTTCTAAACGCTGCAGTGAGAGAGTCTGGCTGGCAGTCGGGGCGACAGGCTGGGTGACAGCGGGCAGTCAGGCACTGGCACTCTGCTGTCCTCTCAGAGTCTCTTTGGCACCACCAGGCAAACGCTGACCTACTCAAGACTAAACCAGGAGCCATTCTGAAGATCTGGTTTGGTCGGCA
Coding sequences within:
- the LOC133635462 gene encoding uncharacterized protein LOC133635462, with product MAPGLVLSRSAFAWWCQRDSERTAECQCLTARCHPACRPDCQPDSLTAAFRRQIPNHTAPSPDTLPNLTVPSPDSLPNHTAPSSDTLPNHTAPSPDTLPNHTVPSPDTLPNHTVPSPDTLPNHTVPSPDTLPNHTVPSPDTLPNHTVHSPDTLPNHTAPSPDILPNHTVPSPDTLPNHTLPSPDTLPNHTAPSPDTLPNHTVPSPDTLPNHTAPSPDTLPNHTVPSPDTLPNHTAPSPDTLPNHTVPSPDILPNHTVPSPDTLPNHTVPYPDSLPNHTAPSPDSLPNHTVPSPDTLPNHTVPSPDTLPNHTVPYPDSLPNHIAPSPNTLPNHTAPSPDTLPNHTVPSPDTLPNHTVPSPDTLPNHTVPSPDTLPNHTVPSPDTLPNHTLPSPDTLPNHTVPSLDTLPNHTVPYPDTLPNHTVPSPDTLPNHTVPYPDSLPNHTAPSPDSLPNHTVPSPDTLPNHTVPYPDSLPNHTAPSSNTLPNHTAPSPDTLPNHTLLSSDTLPNHTCEII